In Myxococcales bacterium, the DNA window CGTCCCCCCGAGCTCGAGCCCGAGCGCCCCAGGACCACCCGACGGAACCACCCGAAACGCTTGAGTTTTCCTACCCTTATGGGCATCGGGCGCCCACAGGAAGAGCCCCACGCCCGCGGCCGCGAGCACCCCACCGGCGACCACGAGGACCGTCGAGCCCGTAGCGAGAGAGAAGGCGGTCTCGTTGTCGTTCACGGCGACCGGATCGGAGCACTCCCTCTGGGGCTCGGGGCACGTGCTCCGCGAGTCGTCGTACTTGCCCTTCGCGATGAACCCGAGCGCGACGCCCACGCCCGCGGCCGCGAGCCCGATGCCCGCCGCTGTGACGCCGCCCACGCGCGTCGCGGTCCAGTACGGAGGAGGCCCCTCGACGACGATCTTGGTCGGCCCCGGGCCCTTCGCGACGGGCGCGAGCGCGAGGCTCGGCACGACGATGTCGGGGACTTTGGTCCCCTCGGCCACGGCGACCTTCGTCGACCACGCGACACGCCCGGGCGCGTCCGCCTTCACGACGTGCTCCCCCGGATCGACGGCCATCGCGAGGCCCCACTCGCTCTCGGAGAGCTTGGCGCCGTCGCGCGAGATCACGAGCCCTTCGGCGCGAGCCTCGGCAGGCACGGTCACCGTGAGCCGGACGAGGCGCGGCTCGAGGGCCCGAACACGCTCTTCGGCCTGCGCGGCCCACTCCTCTTTGCCTGCTTTTCGCGCGGCGACGACGGCGCTCGAGAACGCCCCCCACGCGCTCGCGGTCTGCCCGTTGCGCTCGTAGCAGGTGCCGAGGTTGAGGAGCGTGGAGGCCTTGGGATCGACGTCGTAGCTTGCCTTGAACTTGGGGCAGGCGGCCTTGAAGTCTTCGCGTTTCACGTCTGCGAGGGCCGCGTCGAAGAGCTGTTTTCCACGAGCGCGCGCGTCCTCGGTGGCCGTGGCTGGCTGGGCGGGCTCGTCGGCGTGGGCGGCGTGAACGGTAGCGAGGGGCAGGCTCACCGTGACGAGGAGCGCGAAGGTGGTCTTTCTCATTCGCCGTAGGGGACGAAGCCCGGAGGCCCGGAGCTGGCAGGTTTCGTGGTGGGTTTGGCCGACGGCGTAGGGGCCGCGGAAGGTTGCGCGGCGACGCTGGGCGCGGCGCCGGGTTTCACGGCCTTCGCCGAGCCGGGTTTGCTCGGAGCGATCGCCGAGGCGGAGGGCGCAGGGGCAGCGCTCGGCTCCGAAGAGACGGCCACGGCCACGGCCGACGACGACGAGGGCTCGGCTTTGGGAGGCGCAGGAGCGACCGACGGGGCCACCGAAGCCACGCCCGAAGGAGACCCGGCCGAGAGCGCCGCGACCTGAGCCCCTGCGTTCGGGGCCGGACGTGACGTGGCCGCGAGCGCGATGCCCACCCCGAGGCCGACGAGGCCGAGCGCACCGAGCGCGACCACCCACGCGGGCTTGCGCGGCGCCACCGGAGGCACGCCGTTCTGCGTGTTGCCCCACGCGCTCGACGCGCCGACCGGCTCGCTCGTGTCTCGTGCGCGAGGCACCTCGGAGGGCTTGGGGGGCTCGGTCACGGCGGGCGACGAGGGCGCCGAAATCCTCTGCGAAGACGAGAGCTTACCCGAGAGGCTCGGGTCCGAGCGCACGTCGAGCGTGGGGCCGAGCGGGTTGTCGGTCACGCCGGAGATGTCCGAGAACGACGCGTACGCGGCGCGGGCCGAGGGCTGCGCGCGGAGCACCGTCGCGATGGAGGCCGCGAGGCCGCGCACCGCATCCCCACCGAACGGCTCGAGATCGCGCGCGAGCTCGGCCACGTTGGGGTAGCGATCGTCCGGCTTCTTGGCGAGGCACCGCGCGATGATCGCCTCGATGCCCTCGGCGACGTCGGCGCGGTGCGTGCGGATGGGCGTCGGATCTTCCATCGTCACTTGGAAGACGAGGCCTGGGATCGTGTCCGACTCGAACGGGTGGCGGGCCGTCAGGAGCTCGTGCAAGAGCACGCCGATCGACCAGATGTCGCTGCGCTCGTCGACCGACTTGGACGAGCGCATCTGCTCGGGCGACATGTAGAGCGGCGAGCCGAGCAGGCTC includes these proteins:
- a CDS encoding protein kinase, with translation MNPLDLKLPVSPGDVLAGKYRVDRVLGAGGMGVVVAATHEDLDQKVAIKLLLPTMLENADLVRRFLREGRAAAKLKSEHVAKVIDVGRLETGAPYMVLEYLDGGDLSEVLKSEGPLPVATAVRFILQAIEAVAEAHAVKIIHRDLKPQNLFLTHRVNGEPLVKVLDFGISKALEEASAEFALTRSQSLLGSPLYMSPEQMRSSKSVDERSDIWSIGVLLHELLTARHPFESDTIPGLVFQVTMEDPTPIRTHRADVAEGIEAIIARCLAKKPDDRYPNVAELARDLEPFGGDAVRGLAASIATVLRAQPSARAAYASFSDISGVTDNPLGPTLDVRSDPSLSGKLSSSQRISAPSSPAVTEPPKPSEVPRARDTSEPVGASSAWGNTQNGVPPVAPRKPAWVVALGALGLVGLGVGIALAATSRPAPNAGAQVAALSAGSPSGVASVAPSVAPAPPKAEPSSSSAVAVAVSSEPSAAPAPSASAIAPSKPGSAKAVKPGAAPSVAAQPSAAPTPSAKPTTKPASSGPPGFVPYGE